Part of the Woronichinia naegeliana WA131 genome, GTTCTCGACAATTTTTACTCAACCATTCTTTTTGTTTTGACACGGTATTAGGCTAAGTACAGGACAAAAAATGTAGGGAGTCGAGAAAAAGAGAAAAATTGGGTAGAGAAGGATTAAGAACAAGATGACGAAGATGGTCAAAACCAAGACGAAAAAGACTCTGCGCTAGGCGACCATGTTTCTTGAGGGGAATGGGATGAAGATGATGAATTGCTAGACCAGTTTTGAGAGACCAAGCCAAAGCTAAAGTCAGTAAAGCCAAAAGCTTACGAAGACGCTTGGGGTCAGTAAAGTGAGTAGATTCCAAGCAAAAGCCACGAGTCTTAAAGATGCCAAAAAGGGTTTCAATGCCCCAACGCAGGGCATAATCGTGAATAAGACCTTGGGAATCGGGATGTCCAATGACGATGAGTAGAGAATTATCAGGCAAGCGAAGAGCCTCTACAGAAACAGGATATCCCCAAACCCGACAACTCCCTTGAAGACGTTGAGATTCACCAATAGTAAGATGGGCAAAAATGACTTTGGCGGCCAAAAGCTTGCCATTGTGCTCAATCTTGTCCGTAGCCCGAATTCTCAGACAGAAAGCCAGTAGCGGTTCGAGCAGAAGATAGCGAAGCCAAGCCTGACCAATAAACTCACGGTCGCCACATAAACAACGAATCAGGGCGGTGGGAAAAATCTTGAGCATCTCCTCGATAAAACGCATTCGTTCATCACTGTTAGAATTGCCCTTTTTCTTGCTAAGCATCCACCACAAGATGGGAATGGCTACTCCTTCATGGACAATGCCGACAGTGAGGATATTATAATCATGACTGCCAAACTCCCAGGTTGTGCGGTCAATACTTAATACCCAAGGTTGAGGGATATCCAGCCAACTGACTACAATACGGGCAATGTGATGGTAATCCAGCTCAAATCCTGAGAAAAAGCGTTGTAAGCGTTTGTAATGAGAATCCACCAATGCCCGACCTTCAAAACCCAGGGCCAATTCTTTAAGGTTAACCGTTTTCACTTTGAGGAGGGCGAGTAAGAACAAGGCTAGGAAGGAGAGTCTGGCACCATGCCATCCCAAATGGGGTTTTAGGGCTTGTTTCAATGCGTTATATTGGTTCATGGGTTTTCTTACATTACG contains:
- a CDS encoding IS4 family transposase; translated protein: MNQYNALKQALKPHLGWHGARLSFLALFLLALLKVKTVNLKELALGFEGRALVDSHYKRLQRFFSGFELDYHHIARIVVSWLDIPQPWVLSIDRTTWEFGSHDYNILTVGIVHEGVAIPILWWMLSKKKGNSNSDERMRFIEEMLKIFPTALIRCLCGDREFIGQAWLRYLLLEPLLAFCLRIRATDKIEHNGKLLAAKVIFAHLTIGESQRLQGSCRVWGYPVSVEALRLPDNSLLIVIGHPDSQGLIHDYALRWGIETLFGIFKTRGFCLESTHFTDPKRLRKLLALLTLALAWSLKTGLAIHHLHPIPLKKHGRLAQSLFRLGFDHLRHLVLNPSLPNFSLFLDSLHFLSCT